In Penaeus monodon isolate SGIC_2016 chromosome 7, NSTDA_Pmon_1, whole genome shotgun sequence, the following are encoded in one genomic region:
- the LOC119575120 gene encoding prefoldin subunit 3-like produces the protein MAGEEDKPLDDSKSYMGIPEAQFVEDVDAFMNKEDNANDAQSVIMRLDEQLNKYKFMEAHLQARRKKLKSQIPDIKSSLQIVKEMKARKDTADAIETKFLLSDQVYMKAKIPPTDRVCLWLGANVMLEYGLEDAESLLSKNLNNATKNLSQVEHDLDFLRNQGTTTEVTMARIYNWDVKRRRAAKAAS, from the exons ATGGCCGGGGAGGAAGACAAACCTCTGGACGATTCCAAGAGTTATATGGGCATTCCCGAGGCCCAGTTTGTT GAAGATGTTGATGCCTTCATGAACAAAGAAGACAATGCCAATGATGCACAGAGTGTTATCATGCGGCTGGATGAACAACTGAACAAATATAAGTTTATGGAAGCGCATTTGCAAGCGAGGCGCAAGAA gtTGAAATCCCAAATTCCAGATATTAAGAGTTCTCTACAAATTGTAAAAGAGATGAAGGCCAGAAAAGATACAGCTGATGCTATCGAGACTAAATTCTTACTGTCTGACCAAGTGTACATGAAGGCCAAAATTCCACCAACAGATCGAGTGTGTCTTTGGCTTGGA gCTAATGTAATGTTGGAATATGGGCTTGAAGATGCTGAGAGCCTTTTGTCAAAAAACTTGAATAATGCAACAAAGAACCTATCACAGGTAGAGCACGACCTTGACTTCCTTAG GAATCAAGGAACAACGACGGAGGTGACAATGGCTCGAATTTACAATTGGGATGTCAAAAGGCGAAGGGCGGCAAAAGCTGCATCATAA